One part of the Hydrogenobacter sp. T-2 genome encodes these proteins:
- a CDS encoding segregation/condensation protein A, whose amino-acid sequence MWRFEEEHPFALAYRLVEEGKLDPWDVDISVLARAYMEEIRRHELLDLRVPARAVLAASFLLKKQAEVLFPEPKQKKERRRLTLKEIVEQFESQEEQVQEELLQRIEKVKRVIRASKTGAERKRRRERRFPVHISKFEDALQELREMVREMGVINSFYGLLLGKNIVPYLMALMVLYQEGLVDIEQEVPYGDLKISLVGEHI is encoded by the coding sequence ATGTGGAGGTTTGAAGAAGAGCATCCCTTTGCTCTTGCCTACAGGCTTGTAGAAGAGGGTAAACTTGACCCTTGGGACGTGGATATATCTGTGTTGGCAAGGGCTTATATGGAAGAGATAAGAAGGCATGAGCTTTTGGACCTTAGAGTGCCTGCAAGGGCGGTGCTTGCTGCGTCCTTTCTCTTGAAAAAGCAGGCGGAAGTCCTCTTTCCCGAGCCAAAGCAAAAAAAGGAAAGAAGGAGGCTTACCCTAAAGGAGATAGTGGAGCAGTTTGAAAGCCAAGAGGAGCAGGTTCAAGAGGAGCTCCTGCAAAGGATAGAAAAGGTCAAGAGGGTCATAAGGGCTTCTAAGACTGGGGCTGAAAGGAAAAGAAGAAGGGAAAGACGCTTTCCCGTTCATATCTCCAAGTTTGAGGATGCCTTACAGGAGCTAAGGGAGATGGTAAGGGAAATGGGAGTTATAAACTCCTTTTATGGACTTCTCTTGGGGAAAAATATAGTGCCTTACTTGATGGCTCTTATGGTGCTATACCAAGAGGGTTTGGTGGATATAGAGCAAGAAGTGCCTTACGGGGACTTGAAAAT
- the accD gene encoding acetyl-CoA carboxylase, carboxyltransferase subunit beta: MGFFDRFRKKEQKEVLWTKCENCKSILYIPELKANLNVCPKCQHHFNVPAKERLEHLLENYELLFENIKPTDPLNFKDTKSYKDRLKQAQEQAGLSEAMLVAEGFLKDERVVLVVMDFGFIGGSMGSVVGERFYRACKHASQKEIPLIAVITSGGARMQEGILSLMQMAKTSIGVGYLKEKGIPYITLLTDPTTGGVSASFAFLGDIIIAEPKALIGFAGPRVIEQTIKQQLPEGFQTAEFLLQKGMVDMVVHRKDLKDTLHQLIKFTTYWRRHVEV, from the coding sequence ATGGGCTTTTTTGATAGGTTTAGGAAAAAGGAGCAGAAGGAAGTTCTTTGGACAAAGTGTGAAAACTGCAAGTCTATCTTGTATATACCAGAGCTAAAGGCAAACCTTAATGTATGTCCCAAGTGTCAGCATCACTTCAATGTTCCTGCAAAGGAAAGGCTTGAGCATCTTTTGGAAAACTACGAGCTTCTCTTTGAAAACATAAAACCCACAGACCCTCTAAACTTCAAGGATACAAAAAGCTACAAGGACAGGCTAAAGCAGGCACAGGAGCAAGCGGGTCTTTCTGAGGCTATGCTTGTGGCGGAGGGTTTTCTAAAGGACGAAAGGGTGGTGCTTGTGGTTATGGACTTTGGGTTTATTGGTGGTAGTATGGGTTCTGTGGTGGGTGAGAGGTTCTATAGAGCCTGCAAGCACGCAAGTCAAAAGGAAATTCCTCTCATAGCGGTTATAACTTCTGGTGGTGCAAGGATGCAGGAGGGCATACTGTCTCTTATGCAGATGGCAAAGACTTCCATTGGAGTGGGTTATCTAAAAGAAAAGGGCATTCCCTACATTACCCTTTTGACAGACCCTACCACCGGAGGCGTTTCTGCCAGCTTTGCCTTTCTTGGCGATATTATCATCGCAGAGCCAAAGGCTCTAATAGGCTTTGCAGGACCGAGGGTTATAGAGCAGACCATAAAACAGCAACTACCAGAGGGCTTTCAGACTGCGGAGTTCTTGCTCCAAAAGGGTATGGTGGATATGGTAGTCCACAGGAAAGACCTAAAGGACACCCTGCACCAGCTCATAAAGTTCACCACCTATTGGAGAAGGCATGTGGAGGTTTGA